The DNA window TTTTAGGTGAGCCACgaaatgtttttcctttagaaTGACCAGGGTTGAGAGGAATGTAAGTCAAGAATTAAAATGTTATCAGCAGTAATTAAGTGCAGTACTGGCTTAAAAAAGATATACAGCATAAGTTTTAAAGTGACAGTAATTGTTAAAGCACACTGTTTTAATAACCATGTGACAGAAAGAATCATTTGGGGCTGGCACTGACACATTCAGGTCTTTAGCCTCGAAAGCCCACCCCTAACAAAGCCCGTGTTTCACATTATGACACTGTATTTGTAGTAAAATCTTAAAATAGAAAACCACTAGGTATTATCTGGGAAGATAATAGAAATCAAAATCATATGATAGAAacgaaatcttttttttttttttttactgatttgcTATGAgatgttaaacacacacaccatgcaccaCATCTCTTTAAATTGGGTGGGTACTAAATGAAAGTAATGGCATAATGAATATGGTTGTGTACAAAGATAAGACTCCCATGAACAGGAGCTAACAAGCCAACTAATTACAGTCATGTGATATGGAATATTTTACTGACTCCATTCCTTCAAATGGAATTTATCACGATATGACTcctaaacattttcattcactaTTTCCAAATGGATATGTGGCTATCCAATTATGCATTTGAATCAACAATCAACAGTTACTATTAGTTCCAGTTTGTCTTAATTTGATTAatcagaatatttttaatattcagtcactagaacaataaacaataaaagatCCGTTTCAGATCAACTAAAACATCATGCACATATGCTTGCAAATGGCCAAGTGATAAAATTCAGGGAGCTATTCTTCCCTCAAAAACCTACTTTACTGGTTCCAGTGATTCATAGACAAGAAACAACTAAGATCTGCTCAGACAGATTTCAGACAAATGTAGCTGCATAAAGAATGAAGCAGTCACACAGAGTATAATGAATAATGGTAAAGGATACGCTATTTAATTTCCATTTATagagcacatttaaaaatgacatttgaccACAGCGCTgtacaattaaataataaatgacagaAGACATACaagaaaagtaaaagaaaacatcacaatataACTACAGTAGAGCAGCTTGCATACAGAGTTATAAGTCAAATGATAAAAATGAGTTTTAAGACaagatttaaaaacagctaATGGGGGAGCCAATCTAACATGCAGAGGAAGTTCATTCCAGAACTTAGGAGCTACCACTACAAACGTCACCTCTATGCTTCAACCAAGACAACAAAAGATGGCCAGCAGATCTGATCATCAAGACATAAGCTCTACAGTACATTAGTGTTCACTGTTTAGTACATGCTGCAACACTGGACCACTTTAAATTGCTGTGATGAGCTTTAATTTGCTGTGATGAGCACACTATTGATTCAAATATTAAGATGATAACTAAACCAGTGTTTACTGCGATTTGTCTCAGGGAACCCCAAAGGAAGAGTCTAAATGTGAAAAGTTATATGTAATATTAAGAACATGTAATTACATTAATATACTACAGGATCATACAAGATCACACTGAATTAAGACTTGTCTTACTTGTGCTCCATCAAGACCTTGGTCATAGTTGGAAGGAATTTCTCAAAGCGGATATATCCTgttggctcctcctcctcaacCTGTTAAAGCAATTACACATCACTTTCACTATACACCAAAACTCACCATACAGCCCTTAAAGCAATACAGTGGCctagaatataaaatgaaatactttacacatgcaaaataaCACTCTGACCTCTGCAATTATGTCGTGCAGTTCAGCTTCAGTTGGAAAACAGCCAAGGGATCTGATAATAGTACCTATTTCTCTaggaaaacaagaaaattacACAGAATTCAtagtaaatacatttacagaaataaaaaaaatatatatgagtGAGAACTATTTATGCTCAATGCAGTAAATGGGGGAGCTTGTACATTTAGGTGGGTTTTGTCAAGAATAGAACTCTACCTGACATCAACTGTATGATTGAATTCATgatcaaaaacatcaaaggcaTTGCTGATCCTCTTGTGGACCTCAGATACAAAAGCTTCTGGAAAGGACAGTAAGAAAGCATCTTTCgataaccttctgattactagtcaagaaccttaaccactgccccaTACTACCATTCATACTAATACTGAAAAATAAGTATTGTATGATTTTAAGATAGTCCCCCTCAACAAACGTTCAGACTCACGCAAAAATACTTATTTTAGTCAAGCTCCCGAGTTGTTTCGCTTAATGTGTGGACTGTGGTCATGTAAATCCACATTCATATAAGCTTTGATATACTCCGTCAAGTAATTGGGCAGATTGTTTGGCAGTCTGACAATGGGCTATTTCAGATTGTTTCGAAATCGAAAGTTAAACAGGTTTAAAATAAACGAActgaacattaataaacatattgcATCAACATTTCTGATATTGGTGCAATGGTTATCATTTAACCATCTTTGAACAGCTAGCTTTCACCTGCTAGCTAGTAAAATTATGAAGCTAAGCTATCAATGTTACTATTAACAAACGACCGCAGAGAAATAACTGCAGAGCTAGTTGATGCTGACGTTACTCAACAAACGATGCCTACATTTGAACGATTAGCACATGTGCCAGTTATATCTTGTAGAAAATTGAAAAGTATGTTAAGTAATTATACTAAAATATTAAGTTTAGCctattattttacacacacacacacacacacacacacacacacacacatatatatatatatatatatacatatatatatatatatatatatatatatatacatatatatatatatatatacatatatacatatatatatatacatatatatatatatatatacatatatatatatatatatatatatatatatatatatatatatatatatatacatatatatatatatatatatacatatatatatatatatatatatatatatatatatatatatatatatatatatatatatatatatatatatatatatatatatacacacataagctagctaaccagctcgcgaactttatttatataacctATATTAGATTTAACCAACAAATGGCGAAAATTTAACtattctaaaacaaaaaatgctaacctagctagcgttagcattCTTTTTCTTCAGTGGTACGGGTTTTTCGGACTAGCGTTAACTAAgagctaactaggttagctagcaagcCATCTACCTGCAAGGGAAACATTTTCCATACCCAACGTTAGGACTTGTAGAATGTAAGCCAGGTAGCGTATTATTGTTAAAGaaacaataatacaattttGAAGCACGGATACCTGCAGCCTCTTTATCATCCGCCATGTTTGACGCTACATCAGGTTGCTAAGAGACAGAAACACGGATGCAGAAACTCTCAGAAAGCAGGCGGATGAAGCTTTCTGCCATGTCTCCCTCAGACAACTTAGCAGGGCTTTGAGAGCTAAGCAGGGGGAGGGTCTACAGCCCAGAGACCAGCCGGGCAAGCCCGGGGCTGCAGGGAAAAGTGGATGGCCTGACACTCCCGCAACCCTTTCTTGTAACCTCCTATTCCATACAAAAAGGGGGAATCTTTGGGGAAATGCagcagcaagtgcattttttttttggcagggaAGGGTTGGCCAGTTCAGAAAACTTAGGGGAACCCCACTTTAGGGAAAGGGTAGTTTAAAGTGTGCCTCATTAAAGTGTCACCAAGAATTTGAGAGgcatagaaataaaaataaacaatgcaacaaaTGCAGCCAGGCCATGCACCAAGGACAATGTGCTCCCCACAGTTCAaaatagcaaaagaaaaaaatattgagcTTCCTGTCTATACCCACCAGAGGGAGCTGATGCCCTTTCTGTGATTCTTCTCATAGGGCTGACATCAAGTGTTCAGAAAGTGTGGAAGCACTGCTGGGTCAGAATATTCTACTTAGGTGACTATTTAATTTGCTCACACTCGAGGGAAAAGGAGCTCATAGATTCTAACATGGTGTTAAGCCATCTACAAAATCTGGGGTTtaatctgaattttaaaaaatatttgtctaGAAACCTTACAGAGTACAGATTGCGTGGGTCTTCATATAAACTCTCCCCTATCAAATCACACTGTCAGAGGACAGAACAGTACTGTTTACACAGGGTCTAACCtgcttttgttttcagaaaatgGTGCAGTTCAGACTCTGTCTACATATGTTGGTGCTGATGACTTCAGAGTTTCTGATGTACAATGAGGTTGTGGTACAAGAGGTGAGATCTACCATCCCCACCCAGGCAGCATGGTTGTCTGGCCCTGGCTCATGAGAGGTGGAATCTTCTATCCCTACCCAGACAGTATGATTCTTTGGCCCTGGCCCATGAGAGGTGGAATTTGAATGTGATGGGTCTGCCCCTTATCAGAGAACAAGGGATTGCATTAAGTAACCCAACATTTTTATGTTAACCCTCCCATATGCAGACCCTGTATAAATGTAATAGTAATGTTACCATTGTTTTAGCAGTGGATTCACATGGACATTGAAGAATTATCCACTGATTTTTAATGTAGCCTGATTATGATTCTACATAATTAACTTAGTCTGGACAATCTAGAGCTCAAATTCAACCTTATCTCTCTGATTACTCTGCCTCTGTCAGGGTAAAATCTCCACAGACCCCACTGGAAGAGGACAATTAAGAGTTTGATGACATGACCATGTGTCTGGACACATGTAAGTAATTAACCCTGTGCACATACGTATTGGATTTGAAATCTTATGGGTAGGTAAAGCCTGCAAATTGCAGTTTTTATCTTCTACATTGAGAAGCCCAGAGACTGAGGGGCATGCATGGCTTCTGACTGAAGAGTGGCTGTGCAGATGACATGTGGGCTGTGTGATGCACATGGGTGTGCTCCTTGAAGGAGAGGGCAGTGTCTCTCAGGAGGATAAATGTGTGTTCTAGCTTTGCCTTTACTACACCTAGGCTATGAgcttattgtgtgtttgtggtactGCAAATGGCTGTATCCTGATGTTCAAATGAATGCCAGATTTTACTGCATTCTTACCATGATacagggaatgtgtgtgtaaatgtgtttatagaCATAACGGGGCTATGGCACTGTCATTAGTTAAACAGAAGTTTCATTTTAACACATGTTCAGCTAAACCAGTAACTCCAGGGAATTTAAACCTGGTTGTGCTCTCAAAACAAGTATGAGTCTTACCTGCTCTGCCCTTAAAGGTCTGGTAAACCAAACAAGATAGTCCTCCCAGATtaaataaaagctgtttttcatGGTTTGGAACTTGTGGAAGCAGGCAGAAAGTCAAACATTTCAGGCCATTGTTgcaacaaacatattttatggtaggactgaaggaaaaaaaagtgtgccaAGAAGAGCTCTATATCTGCTTTTGAGCCAGTAAGATGAATCGCCTTAACCCAGTTCTACTAGTAGAATATGATACATTAACATGCTTCATTAAGcaatttagcagacgctcttgtccagagcgacttacaaaagtgctttgtcgtttactcatagaatatatcctagtagaGGTACCATAGGTTAGAATCagatataccaatgaactagaatattgtagaacacagggatgaatgctgatacctagaagtgcaaaatccataaggtctatcttaaacattgataagtgctataaacaataagtgctagagttaccctacaataagtactaattacaataagtacaataccctacaataagtactaatttagtcagtcaatatgggagcagtgtcagttgtcctttaaatattctgcaaatagatgggtctgcagtctgcgtttgaagactgcaagggactctccTCTCCAGACAGCAAgtaggagttcattccaccatcttgcagccaggacagaaaatagtcttgtcCTCCATGAGACccgaagcaaggtatttcaaacCGAGCCGTatttgaggttcaaagtacacgaggtacggatcgggctttgaccattgacctcgtatgaaggggctggtccatttttggctttgtaggcaaagcatcaaggttttaaatctgatgcgtgcagctacagggagccaatgaagggagtgctgCAGTgaagtaacatgtgaacttcataagattgaagaccagttgtgctgctgcattctggacaagttgtagaggtttgatggctcttagaggaagaccagcaagtagcgagttgcagtagtctagctttgagatcataagagactgcacaagcatttgggtagcttcctgcgagagaaagggttgaatccttcgtatgttacaaaggaggattagaaacatgagttgagaatgacacctggttgtccaaagttacgcgcAGGTTATGCCCAGGTACGCcaagcttcggatggtgataccagggagttctcaaaggttcacagaaaaaaaaagttcacagaACATTATGGTGGGATGTCTAGAACTAGGtatagaaaattaaaatatttgaactgAAGATGAGATTCAATTAGAATGATCCTGACCTTAACCTCAGAAAAATCAAATATCTTTTGCAGTTTTAAGATAACCCTCAGTTAAACCTGAGATACATTGACATCTAGTGGCAGatataaatttttaaatgacaagtCAATTATATTTAGATAAAATGTAGGTGTACTTTAAACCCTTATTAACACTAATCCTAGCCCtacttaaccctaactctttttaaccctaacccttattaACCCCAACCAttactaactctaaccctattAACCCTAGCCCTCATTAAAGTTTAGTTTATTCACTCATGGTTTGCACTTAGGTTGATGTCATTATGAAACTATTGTTTGCCACAGTCAGACTTATGACAACTTAAAGATTGTGTGTCATTTTCATGCTGATATTGCAGAGAAATGGCATGCAGTGTAGACACATTAAGTAGGAGATACAGACTGTTTCAACATAAACTGTCACAGGTCAGCAAAACACATGTCAGCCTGTGATCTGACCAAACCtcagtttcttttgtttttataaattcaCACACTGAGTGATTCTGTATGAGGCCctaatgaaataatattattttggaGAAAAGCCTTCATCCACAAGCACATTGCCCTTTCTGTTTGTGCTCAGAACCAAATGAtcaataatattttagaatatatgcactgatatttgtttttagcttatttcattaaaaaaatcttagttttttttaatacttacaGTTCCCTCATCTGTAGTTTTGACATGGACAGATGGTAGTGATCCCTCTTTTAGTAAGTTTCAATTCCTGTGTTGTACTGACCCAGGTTGGAAAAGCAGTCAGACATAAAGACATTAGCACCCACATACAGGTTTTTGCCTACTGTAGCTGGGACATtgccaacaaaaataaactttatccaCTCAGCTCTCCTGGCTTCTGAGACTAGGGGCTAGGGGCTTTGAGCTGGTGTGTGCAGCTAAAAACAGAGCAGTCCCCCTGCTCAGCTCTTAGCTTCAACATAACGCTAGCAGGTCTGGCACAAACATGTTGCACCTTCGCAAAGGTAGTGGTTAAGCCTTGGGTGGACATACTCAGAAGAATGCCATCCAAGGTTTCCCAACAGATCATTCGGCAATCCACCTGATTTTAAAGAAAAGGCACTTTCATCAGACCATAAAACTCattggagatgctctgacccagtcatCTATCTATCACAGTTTGGCCTTTGTCAAATTCACTCAGATCTTTACACTTGATGACCTTCCTGCTTCCAGCACATCAtcttcaagaactgactgtttaCTTGCTGCCTAAAGCATTCCATTCCTTAACATGTGACATTTTAATGAGGTAATTAACATTGTGGCCGATAGGTATGTGTAGCCACAAGATATTTATTCAGAGATTAAATAATCAGGAGGTAGTTAGATATTTAGCCAAGCATGAGGAAAAACAATCTGGAAAATGGTTTTCAGTTGCTCTTTTTGAATGAGGGGATGGGGTAGATGTTTTAATATAACCCTCAAATGACAATGTGGAGTCAAAAATGACACCAAGATTCCTAATCTGTGGACATGATTTAAATCTGGGATAGCCAGGGTAGAGATTCTGTTTCTCTTCAAGGTAGCTGGAGATTAGTTTGgcctttattaattaatttcaaaagGTTTTAGGCATCCTGGTCTTAATTGTAGCCAGACACTTAATCAAAGCACCAGGTAGGAGTCTGTCATAAAGTTTAGTGTGTATATCTAAATTGGCATATCAACTGCATATCAGTGGTACCGGAGGTTGTGCTGTCTAATATTGCCAAGTAGCATGCatataataaaaagtaaatggACCAAGAACTGATCACTGGGCAACACAGTGGGAGAAAGAAATAAGCAATAGTTCTGAAAAGGTTCAGGGGCAAGCCCTGGCTTTTTGAGAATTGGAGTGATTGTAACAAATTTTAAACAGGAGAGGACAAAGTCAGCAAGGCAACTTTAGTTATcagaaggcagagagaggtgTAACAACTGAGGAGGTAGCAGATCTAGATATCCTGATAAGCCTAGCAACAGAACTTTAATCTACTGTGTCAAAAGAATAATGCTTAACAAGAGGACATGGAAACAAATGATATCAGTTTTgtca is part of the Electrophorus electricus isolate fEleEle1 chromosome 13, fEleEle1.pri, whole genome shotgun sequence genome and encodes:
- the efcab2 gene encoding dynein regulatory complex protein 8 isoform X4, with the translated sequence MENVSLAAFVSEVHKRISNAFDVFDHEFNHTVDVREIGTIIRSLGCFPTEAELHDIIAEVEEEEPTGYIRFEKFLPTMTKVLMEHKFRPIPDDLLLQAFEVLDQQKRGYLEPEELSKYLMQEGETFTQEEMEEMLSAALDPDKNVIFYKDFVGMMTIDDTQ
- the efcab2 gene encoding dynein regulatory complex protein 8 isoform X1 encodes the protein MADDKEAAEAFVSEVHKRISNAFDVFDHEFNHTVDVREIGTIIRSLGCFPTEAELHDIIAEVEEEEPTGYIRFEKFLPTMTKVLMEHKFRPIPDDLLLQAFEVLDQQKRGYLEPEELSKYLMQEGETFTQEEMEEMLSAALDPDKNVIFYKDFVGMMTIDDTQ
- the efcab2 gene encoding dynein regulatory complex protein 8 isoform X2, whose translation is MENVSLAEAFVSEVHKRISNAFDVFDHEFNHTVDVREIGTIIRSLGCFPTEAELHDIIAEVEEEEPTGYIRFEKFLPTMTKVLMEHKFRPIPDDLLLQAFEVLDQQKRGYLEPEELSKYLMQEGETFTQEEMEEMLSAALDPDKNVIFYKDFVGMMTIDDTQ
- the efcab2 gene encoding dynein regulatory complex protein 8 isoform X3; its protein translation is MADDKEAAAFVSEVHKRISNAFDVFDHEFNHTVDVREIGTIIRSLGCFPTEAELHDIIAEVEEEEPTGYIRFEKFLPTMTKVLMEHKFRPIPDDLLLQAFEVLDQQKRGYLEPEELSKYLMQEGETFTQEEMEEMLSAALDPDKNVIFYKDFVGMMTIDDTQ